Within Mycobacterium botniense, the genomic segment TTACCACCTCGGGGCACCACGCGAAAAGGCGTGCCATCTCCTCGCCGGACCGCAGATGCGAGCCACCCAGCGGGGCCAGCCAGCCGGCGGCGGAGTCCAGGCACTGCCGGTGCCGTATCGCGCCCATGGCCATCGCCAGCCGGGCCCGCGACGGCCCGGCGAAATGCGCGCCGGTGGTGGCGACCAGGCCCACGCCGAAACGCGGCGCCAACGCCGCCAGCGCGGCGTTGCGTTCGTCGTCGAGCGGCTGACCGTGATGAGTCAGCTCGACGCTGACCCGGTGTGCGCCGAACCGGTCCACCAGATCGGCCAGCGCCGCCGCGGCCGCCTCCGGCCCTCCCCGGGAAAGCGCCTGGCGCACATGGCTTTTACGGCAGCCGGTCAGGATGTGCCAATGCCCGCCGGCGGCCTCGGAAAGCGCGTCGAAATCAAAGCGCGGCTTGCCTTTTTCGGCTCCGGCCAGGTGGGCCGCGGCCAGCTGCCGCGACAACCGCCGATAGCCTTCCGGGCCGCGGGCCAGCACCAGCAGGTGCGGACCGGGCGGATCCGGACAGTCGGTGCGGGCGCCGGGCCCTAGCGACAGTTCGGCGCCGAAAACGGTGCGCATGTCCAGTTCCGCGGCGGCTTCGGCGAACCGCACCGCCCCGTAGAGGCCGTTGTGGTCGGTCAGCGCGATAGCGCGCAGGTCCAGCCGTGCGGCCTCTTCGACCAGCTCCTCCGGTGTGCTGGCCCCGTCGAGAAAACTGAACGCCGAATGCGCGTGCAGCTCGGCATAGGCGACCGGCGAGCGGAGCATCTGGCTGTTGTCCGGCGGTTGATACCGTCCGCGCTTGCGTGACCAGGCCGGGCTGTCGCCGCCGTCACCCGGCAGCGATCCCGAACCGGCACCGGCGCGGCGCGGCGTGCCGGCCAGCACTCGCTCCATCTCGGCCCAGCTCGGCGGTCCGTTGCTCCAACCCACATCCGGCAGTGTATCGAATGTATGTTCGATTACCTACCCCGCCGCCTTTGCCCGGAAGGCTTCACCGAATTTCTGCTGCCGCAACGGCTCTCGCCGCCCCATCCGAGGACGGCAACATAGCCTTAACACCAGCGAACGGCATTGCCACACAGTCGAAAAACAGCCGTTCGGAAGATTTAATCTTCCGGCCACATCCCGTGCCGAGAGACGGCGGATACTCATCCCCATTACCCATCCAACCAGGCGGTGACCGCTCGTGGAGCAACTCAACACACTCGATGCCGGTTTCCTCATGGCTGAAGACTCCGACCGGCACGTGAGCCTGGCGATCGGCGGGATCGCCATCGTGGAAGGCTCCGCCCCCAGCGACAGCCGGTTCACGAGCGTACTGGCAGAACGGATTCACGCGATACCGCGGTGCACCCAGGTGCTGCGGACCCACCCCTTCGATATGGGTGCCCCCACCTGGGTCGAGGATCCCCGCTTCGACCTCACTCGGCATGTGCGCCGGGTGGCGCTTCCCCGGCCCGGCGGCGATCGGGAACTCTTCCGGGTGGTCGCGGACGTGGTGGAGCGGCGGCTGGACCGGGACCGACCGCTGTGGGAATGCTGGGTCATCGAGGGGCTGCAAGGCAACCGGTGGGCGATCGTGGTCAAGATCCACCACTGTGTCGCCGACGGGGTCTCTGCCACCCGCATCCTCACCCGGCTGTGTGACGACGCCGACGGCCTCGACAGCTCGGTCTTTGCCTGCCGCGTCGGCCCGAACCGCACCGCACGACCATCCGCACATCTGCGGCCGCTGCCCGACGCCGCGCCGCGCGGCCCGCTTGACGGGCTCTGGCGGGCCGGCACCGCCGTCACCGCCGCCGCCACGCGGACGGTCAGCGGCGCCACGGAAATCGCCCTCGGCTTGCTGCGGCCGGCGGCCGGGTCGTCGCTGGTGGGTCCGGTCACCGCCATGCGGCGCTACCGCGCGGTGCGGGTTCCGCTCGCCGATGTCGAGCAGGTGTGCCGCACATTCGGTGTGACGATCAACGACGTCGCCCTCGCCGCGATCACCGAGGGCTTCCGGGCGGTTTTGCTGCATCGCGGCGAGCAGCCGCGCGCGGACTCACTGCGCGCCCTGGTGCCGGTCTCGGTGCGCTCACCGGATGCGCTGGACACACCGGGCAACCACATCTCGATCATGCTGCCGCACCTGCCCGTCGAGCAGCACGACCCGGTTCAGCAGCTACGCAGCGTGCACCAGCGGTTGCGGCGGGCCAAGCAGGGTGGGCAGGCCCACGCCGGCAACATCATCGTGGCAGCCGCCAATCACGTTCCGTTTATGGTGTCCTCCTGGATGATTCGGCTGCTGACACGGCTGCCGCAACGCGGCATCGTCACACTGGCGACCAACGTTCCCGGGCCACGACGCCCGTTACGGTTGCTGGACCGTCCGGTGGTGCGGTTGCTGCCGATTGCCCCGATCGCGCTGCGGTTGCGCACCGGGATCGCGGTGCTGAGCTACGCCGATGACCTGGTGTTCGGTATCACCGCCGACTTCGACACGGCACCGGATGTGGAGAAGCTGGCCCGGGGTATCGAGACAGCGGTGGCGCGTCTGGAAGCGCTGAGCCAGGATCCCATTGTGCTTTTCGCGAAGTGACCTCCGCATCGGATGGCGGGCCTGAGCCGACTGCACTGCGGTGCCGTGTGGCGGGCGCGTCACGAATCGCCACTAAGCCGCCGGTGAGGCACACCCGTGTCGACGGGCGGGTTTTGAATGCGCGAGGCACCCTACCCCCACAATAATGAAATTCTAATGTAAATAAACAAATCTATAGAGTCATATTCGTGACGGTTTCGTGTCACAACTGTGATTATTGAATAGCATCGTTTCGGATGTGATTGAAAGTTCTGCGCGCGGTGACCGTACGTCAACCATTCGAGACGAAGGGGAGGAACTTATGGGGCACAGCCGAACTTTCGGGGCGGGATTGGCAATGTCAATCGGTCTGATTGCTGCGGCTGCCGTCTGGGCGGCGCCGGCGCAGGCAGACCCGGTCGACGACTCGGGAAAGTCGGTCTGCCCGATGATGACTCAATTGGGCGCGTCATTTGCGTCGTTAATGTCCACGCTGATCAATGCGACGTCCGATATTCACGGAAAGACCGCTGTCGCCCCGGATACGGCCGGGATGTTTAGTAAGATGGGAATATCGAATTACTGCCCGGACGCAGAAAGGTCGCTGCGCAACAACCAGCTGCCGAACGTGCCCGGGATTATCAGCGACAGGCCCGACGTGCACGGCATTGTCGGCGGTGTGCCCTCCAACCCTGGCGTGGCCGGCCACTAGTCAGGTCAGCCGGAACGTCCACCTCGGTCAGCTCGGCTCGCGTGTCGTCTGTCGTCTCGGGCGGGCCGGTCGCCGGTGAGCACTACCGTGACTAGCGGGGGCGCCGTAGGCGGTGTCCAGAAAGGCTGTCCATGCCGGTCACCATCGACCCACGCCACCATGACGCGGCGGTGTTTGACCTCCACGCACGAACACCCGAGACCGCAGCCGCCGCCACGCTGATCGGCCGGCTGCACGACGCCGGGATCCGCACCGCCGTGGTGCCGTCGCACCGCGGCGGTGCGGATGCACCGGCCGGTGTGATCGATCGTGCGGAAAAACCCGATCAGGCCCGGCTTGTCGAGGCAGCCGATCGGCTGGGGGCCCGGCCCGGGCGGTGCGTGGTCGTCACCGACGGCGAGGCCGGTGTCGCGGCCGCACGCGCGGGCGGATTCGCGTTGGTTATCGGCCTCGACCGCACCGGACAGGCCGACCCGCTGCGCCGCCGGGGCGCCGACGACGTGGTCACCGATCTGGGTGAGGTCAGCGTGCGGACCGGCGACCCGCGGATGTCGGAGCTGCCGGATGGCATGCGCGTTGTTGACCTGGTCCGCGACGCCGGTGTACCACCCGCGGTGTTCTTCGACTTCGACGGCACACTTTCCGAGATCGTCAACGATCCGGCCGCGGCCCGGCTCACCGCCGGGGCGGCAGAGGCACTTCAGCTGCTGGCCGCGCGCTGCCCGGTCGCGGTGCTCAGCGGCCGCGACCTCGCCGACGTCTGCCGGCGGGTCGGCCTGGCCGGTATCTGGTACGCGGGCAGTCACGGTTTCGAGTTGACCGCGCCCGACGGGACACACCACCACAACGAGGCGGCGGCCCCGAGCATAGCGGTGCTGGGGCAGGTGGCCCTGCGGCTGCGCGACCAGCTCGCCGCGATTCCCGGTGTTGTGGTGGAACACAAGCGATTTGCTGTTGCAGTGCATTATCGCAGCGCGCCGCGTGACCGGGTCGGCGAGGTGGCCGCGGCGGTGCGCGCCGCCGGACGGCGCGAGGCGCTTCGGGTGACAACGGGCCGCGAGGTCATCGAGCTGCGGCCAAATATCGACTGGGACAAGGGAAAAACGCTGAATTGGGTCATCGATCACCTGCACGGCGCTGGGACGGGTCCTTTGTTACCGATCTATCTCGGCGACGATCTCACCGACGAGGACGCTTTCGACGCGGTGCGCCAAGACGGTATCGGCATTGTGGTGCGGCACACTGACGACGGCGACCGCGCCACCGCCGCGCGGTTCGCGCTGGACGGTCCCGCACAGGTCAGCGAGTTCGCCCGGCGGCTGGCTGGTCAGCTCCCCGTCAGTCAACCAGCTTCAGCCGATTCGTAGCGCACCGCGGCGTCGGGGCGGGCCGCGACCCGCTGCGCCTCGGCCCGGCAACCCCGAACCGCCGTCGCTGTGCGGCTCGTGAAATCGTGTTAGGGCGCGCTATATTCCACCACACCGTCGTCGAGCACCACCCGGGCGGCCCCATCTGCGGCACCTTCGGTACCAGAGGCTTCGGTGCGGAACACCGCCCGGCCCGGTTCGGTGCGCCAGATCATGGTGCTCAGCGTCTCGCCGGGGAACACCGGAGCGGTGAATCGGGCGTCGATCGCGGTGATGGCGGTGGCATCGCCCTTGCCGAGTTCGGCGACCAGCGCGCGCCCGGCGAAACCATAGGTACACAGCCCGTGCATGATCGGCTTGGGAAATCCCGCCATCTCTTTGGCGAACCAGGGGTCGCTGTGCAGTGGATTGCGGTCGCCGGAGAGCCGGTAGATCAGCGGCTGATCTTCGCGGGTGGGTAACGAGATCCGGGCGTCCGGCTCGCGGCCGGGGATTTCCGGCGCGGGTGGGCGCTGACCCGGCGCTCCGCCGAATCCCCCCGCACCGCGGATGACCAGTGTTGTCAGCGTCTCGACGATGAGCTTGCCGGAGTCGGGATCGGTGCCGCGGCCGCGGAGCATGATGATCGCGTTCTTGCCCTCCCCCTTGTCCTGGATGTCGGCAACCTCGGACACCACCGACAGCTTTCCCGCGGGCGGCAGCGGCGCGTGCAGCCGAATGCCCTGGGAACCATGTAACAGCATGGCCCAGTTGAACGTTCCGATCTTGGCCGCCGCCCCGAATGCCGGGCAACAGATCACCGCGTAGGTAGGGAGCACTTGCAGCGTGATTCCATGGCTGTTTTCCGTGGTGAAGGACAGATCCTCGGTGCCGGCGCCCACCCCGAGCGCGTAGAGCATCACGTCCCGGTCGGTCCACTCGAATAGCGTCGGCTCGGTCACCGCACCGATGGCATTCGGATCGATCGCCATGCGGCTTCTCCTCATCGATTAGTAGGGGCTGGGTTGACGGTCATCAGACCGGAATGGTGGCGGGTCTGCCGCTGGGCTGCCGCCGGGATTGTGCGGTCGCCGGGAGTGCGGCTACCCGGCGCTGCGGCGGCGGGATGCCGGTGCCCGCAGCACCGGGCGTTCTGACTCGCGCGCCCACTCCAGGCGTGACCACGACCGTGCCGACATGGCGCTGATCCTCGGACGCGGCGACAGGCGCCGGCGCCGTTGCCCATCCTGGCGGCCAACCGGTCACTCCCCAACCTTTCTGCATCCCAACGGCGGCAAACCCCTCCCACCGACGCCGTCGACAAGGCAGGCTATCGCTATGCCAAACCGCTCCGTTTTGTGGAGGGCGGCGGCCGCCCTCGTGGTGACCATAGCCCTCGGCGCCTGCTCGGGTGTCGTACCGCATGTTCGCACCATCACCCTGACCTTTGTCCGGCACGCGCAATCACAAAGTAACGCCGACGGCGTCCTCAACACCGAGGTGCCCGGGCCGGGTCTTACCGAGGAAGGCCGAGAGCAAGCCCGCCAAATCGCCCGCCAGCTCGCCCGCAACGGCTATGACGCGATCTACGCCTCGAGCATGGTCCGCACCCAACAGACCGCCGCACCGTTGGCCGAAAAACTCGGCAAACAGGTCGAGGTTTTGCCCGGGCTGCGGGAAATCGACGCCGGCTGGTTCAACGGTGAGCCCACGTCGATGGCCGCCTCGACCTACATGCTCGCGCCAATGGACTGGCTGGCAGGCGATCGCCAAGACGCCATCCCCGGCTCGGTCAACGGTAACCAGTTCAACGACCAGTTCTCCGCGGCCGTGCAGAAGATCTACGACAGCGGCCATGCCAAACCCGTCGCTTTCTCGCACGGTGCCGCGATCATGATCTGGACGCTGATGAACGTCAAGAACCCCAAGGACAGCTTGCTCCACAGCCACCCGCTGCCCAATGTCGGCCGCGTCGTCATCACCGGCAGCCCCGCGACCGGCTGGACGCTGGTGGACTGGGACGGTATCCGCAACTTCGGTTGACGGCGGTCTGCGGGCACCGTCCCGCGCCGCGAAACCCGGCTCGGCGACATGCCGGCCCACGGCACCGCGGTTGACGGGTGCGCATGCCGGCCGTCACCATGGCTGGCATGCGCTATGTCGTTACCGGCGGTACCGGGTTCATTGGGCGTCGCGTGGTTACCCGTCTGCTGGCGACCCGGCCCGACGCCGAGGTTTGGGTGCTCATCCGGCGCGGGTCGGCCGGCCGTTTCGAGCACCTCGCCACTGGCTGGGGGGACCGGGCGAAGCCGCTGGTCGGTGACCTGACCGCGGCCGGGCTGGGGTTGCCCGAGGAGGCGATTGCCGAGCTGGGCCGCGTTCAGCACGTGGTGCACTGCGCGGCCGTCGACGACCTCAGGGCCGGCGAGGCCGAGCAGCGCGCCGCCACTGTGGAGGGCACCCGAGCGGTGATCGAGCTGGCGCGGCGGCTGGACGCCACCCTGCACCACGTGTCCTCGATCGCGGTGGCCGGCAACTTCGCCGGTGAGTTCACCGAAGCCGACTTCGATGTCGGCCAGGAGCTGCCCACCCCCTACCACCAGACGAAGTTCGAAGCCGAGCTGCTGGTGCGCTCGGCCCCTGCACTGCGCTATCGCATCTATCGGCCCGGCGTGGTGGTAGGCGATTCGCGTACCGGCGAGATGGACAAGGTCCACGGGCCGGACTACTTCTTTCCGCTGTTCTTTCCGCTGCTAGCGAAGCTGGCTGTGTTGCCGCGGTTCACCCCCGTGGTGCTGCCCGACATCGGGCGCACCAACATCGTGCCGGTCGACTATGTCGCCGACGCGTTGGTCGAACTGCTGCACGCCGAAGGCCGTGACGGGCAGACATTTCACCTGACGGCACCGCAAAGCATCGGGTTGCATGGCATTTACCGCGGCATCGCCGAAGCTGCCGGTCTGCCCCCGCTGCGCGGGTCACTGCCGCGTTCGGTCGCTACTCCCGTGCTCACAATGCGTGGCCGGGCCAAGGTGTGGCGCAACATGGCGGCCACCCAGCTCGGGATTCCCCCCGAAGTTCTCGACATCATCGACCTGGCGCCGACATTCACCTGCGATGAGACCCAGAAGGCGTTGTCCGGCAAGGGAATCGAGGTACCGGAGTTCTCCTCCTATGCACCCAGGCTGTGGCGGTACTGGGCCGAACACCTCAACCCCGACCGGTTCCGTCGCGACGACCCGGCGGGACCCCTGGCCGGACGGCACGTCATCATCACCGGCGCGTCCAGCGGTATCGGCCGCGCGTCGGCGATCGCGGTGGCTGAGCGGGGGGCGACAGTGTTCGCGCTGGCCCGCAACGCCGCCGCGCTGGACGAGCTGGTCGCCGAGATCCGCGCCAACGGTGGCGACGCGCACGCGTTTACCTGCGATGTCACCGATTCCGCGTCGGTGGACCATACGGTCAAAGACATCCTGGGCCGGTTCGGGCATGTGGACTATCTGGTCAACAATGCCGGCCGGTCGATACGGCGCTCGGTGGTCAACGCATGCGACCGGCTGCACGACTACGAGCGGATGATGGCGGTCAACTATTTCGGCGCGGTGCGGATGGTGCTGGCGCTGCTGCCGCACTGGCGCGAGCGCCGGTTCGGTCACGTCGTCAACGTCTCCAGCGGCGGCGTATTGGCCCGTAATCCCCAGTACAGCGCGTATCTGCCGACGAAGGCGGCGCTGGACATGTTCGCCGACGTGGTGGCCTCGGAGACGGTGTCTGATCACATCACCTTCACCAACATCCACATGCCGTTGGTGCGCACCCCGATGATCGTGCCGTCACGGCGGCTGAACCCGGTGCGCCCGATCAGCGCTGAGCACGCCGCCGCGATGGTGGTGCGGGCTTTGATCGAAAAACCGGTGCGCATCGACACCCCGTTGGGCACACTCGCCGAGATCGGCCACTATTTCACGCCGCGGCTCTCGCGGTGGATCCTGCACCAGCTCTATCTCGGCTACCCCGATTCGCCGGCGGCGCAAGGGCTGGCATCCCCCGACAGTGCAGCACCCAGGCAGCGGCGGCCGAAACGCGCGGTCCGTGCGGTCAACCCGCTGCGCGTTCCCCGGCCGGTCCGGAAAGCGGTACGCCTGGTGCCCGGAGTGCACTGGTAGGACAGCGATCTCGGACCGCTCGCCGCGCCCGGTATCGTTATCCGCAGTGGAGGTAACCCCGGTTTTCGCCGATGTGGACACCGGCGTCGACGATGCGCTGGCCCTGATGTATCTGCTTGCCGGCGCGGATGTGGTCGGTATCGCCTCGACCGGCGGAAACGTTGCGGTGCAGCAGGTTTGCGCGAACAACCTCGGTCTGCTCGAGTTGTGCGGCGCCCCCGGCATACCGGTGTCGCGGGGAGCCGACCAGCCCCTGAGCTGCCCGCTGCGCACTGGCGAGAAAACCCACGGTAGCCGGGGGTTGGGATACGCTGAGTTGCCGCCCAGCAACCGCCGGCTCACCGATTATGACTCCGCCGCGGCCTGGGTGCGTGCCGCGCACAGCTATCCCGGCACGCTGGTCGGTGTTGCCACTGGGCCGCTGACCAACCTGGCGCTCGCGCTGCGCGCCGAACCCGACCTGCCGAGGCTGCTGCGCCGGCTGGTGATCATGGGCGGAGCATATGACTACCGCGGCAACACCACACCGGTGGCGGAATTCAATATCAGCGCCGACCCCGAGGCAGCTGCCGAGGTGTTCGCCGGCTGGGCTGCCACAGCGGGCGGGGACGAGCCGCATGTGATTGTGTGCGGATTGGACCTGACCCAGAAGGTCGCGATGACACCGGAGCTGCTCGCCGAGTTGGCGGCCACCGCCAACTCGGCGACGACGATACTGAGCCCGCATGACGAGCGCGGCACCCGGTCGGCGGCGCCGAATCCGCTGATCCGGGTGATCGAAGACGCGATGCGGTTCTACTTCGAGGCCCACGATGACCGCGGCCACGGGTATCTGGCGCATCTGCATGACCCGCTGGCTGCCGCCGTCGCGCTGGATCCGGGGCTGGTAACGGCGCGGCCCGCGACGGTCGACGTCGAGCTCGCCGGGACCCTGACCCGCGGCATGACTGTTGTCGACTGGTCGGGGCGTTGGGGCCGAAAGCCTAACGCGCTCATTGGTATCGACGTCGACCCGGCGGTGTTCTTCGACCGGTTCATCACACAGGTCGGGGTGTTGGCTCGCCGGCTTGGCTCGCCGAACGTGCACTGACGGCGGTATTTTCGCGGTTTTTTCGCCATGGCTGCACGTTCGGCGCAAAAACCGTTACTCGTAGATTCCTTCCAGATACCACCGTCGCCGGCGGTAACACAGCAGCAGCGCGGTGCCGGGATCAGATGCGCACCGGCCGGCCAGCAGCACCTGGGCGCGGGCGGTGCGGCCCGCCGGACCACCCGCCCCCTCCGGGGCCCACCACCGCTCGTCAACCGGCCACGGTCCGGCCCACCAGCGCACCCGGTCGTCTCGACCGTGGGCGGTCAGCCGCACCGGGTCGGCGGAAAACAGTCCCCGACCAGTTACCCGCACCGGATGATCTTGGGCGTCAAGCAATTCCACTGGATCATCGAGTAGGACGCTTGGTGCGGGGTCGGGTATTCGACCGGGCCACGGCTGGTGTGGGTCAGCTCGCGGCACCGGCTCGTCGCCCAGCGGTGTCAGCGTGATACGTTCGGCGGGCCCGCGACCACCGCTGAGCACCGGCACCTGCACCGCCTGGTGTCCCAGCAGGCCCTGCACCCGGACCAGCGCCCGGCGGGCCCGCAGCCGGTCGTCTTCACCGAGACCGCCCCATAACGGCAACTGCAGCGCCGCACCGGACACCACCTCTATCGCCTGCAGCCGCAGCCGTGTCACCGGCGCCGTTGGGCGGTCGATAGTCCGATTGTGCAACCACCCGTCCAGCTGCCAGCGCACCCGGTCGGCGGTGGCGTCCTCGGTTAACGGCTCAGCGCATCGCCACACCCGGTTCAGCTCTTCGCCGTTGGCGGTGACGGCATGGATGGCCAGCCGGGTGCATCCCACTCCGGCAGCGAGCAGTCTG encodes:
- a CDS encoding histidine phosphatase family protein, which encodes MPNRSVLWRAAAALVVTIALGACSGVVPHVRTITLTFVRHAQSQSNADGVLNTEVPGPGLTEEGREQARQIARQLARNGYDAIYASSMVRTQQTAAPLAEKLGKQVEVLPGLREIDAGWFNGEPTSMAASTYMLAPMDWLAGDRQDAIPGSVNGNQFNDQFSAAVQKIYDSGHAKPVAFSHGAAIMIWTLMNVKNPKDSLLHSHPLPNVGRVVITGSPATGWTLVDWDGIRNFG
- the otsB gene encoding trehalose-phosphatase → MPVTIDPRHHDAAVFDLHARTPETAAAATLIGRLHDAGIRTAVVPSHRGGADAPAGVIDRAEKPDQARLVEAADRLGARPGRCVVVTDGEAGVAAARAGGFALVIGLDRTGQADPLRRRGADDVVTDLGEVSVRTGDPRMSELPDGMRVVDLVRDAGVPPAVFFDFDGTLSEIVNDPAAARLTAGAAEALQLLAARCPVAVLSGRDLADVCRRVGLAGIWYAGSHGFELTAPDGTHHHNEAAAPSIAVLGQVALRLRDQLAAIPGVVVEHKRFAVAVHYRSAPRDRVGEVAAAVRAAGRREALRVTTGREVIELRPNIDWDKGKTLNWVIDHLHGAGTGPLLPIYLGDDLTDEDAFDAVRQDGIGIVVRHTDDGDRATAARFALDGPAQVSEFARRLAGQLPVSQPASADS
- a CDS encoding SDR family oxidoreductase, coding for MRYVVTGGTGFIGRRVVTRLLATRPDAEVWVLIRRGSAGRFEHLATGWGDRAKPLVGDLTAAGLGLPEEAIAELGRVQHVVHCAAVDDLRAGEAEQRAATVEGTRAVIELARRLDATLHHVSSIAVAGNFAGEFTEADFDVGQELPTPYHQTKFEAELLVRSAPALRYRIYRPGVVVGDSRTGEMDKVHGPDYFFPLFFPLLAKLAVLPRFTPVVLPDIGRTNIVPVDYVADALVELLHAEGRDGQTFHLTAPQSIGLHGIYRGIAEAAGLPPLRGSLPRSVATPVLTMRGRAKVWRNMAATQLGIPPEVLDIIDLAPTFTCDETQKALSGKGIEVPEFSSYAPRLWRYWAEHLNPDRFRRDDPAGPLAGRHVIITGASSGIGRASAIAVAERGATVFALARNAAALDELVAEIRANGGDAHAFTCDVTDSASVDHTVKDILGRFGHVDYLVNNAGRSIRRSVVNACDRLHDYERMMAVNYFGAVRMVLALLPHWRERRFGHVVNVSSGGVLARNPQYSAYLPTKAALDMFADVVASETVSDHITFTNIHMPLVRTPMIVPSRRLNPVRPISAEHAAAMVVRALIEKPVRIDTPLGTLAEIGHYFTPRLSRWILHQLYLGYPDSPAAQGLASPDSAAPRQRRPKRAVRAVNPLRVPRPVRKAVRLVPGVHW
- a CDS encoding nucleoside hydrolase — protein: MEVTPVFADVDTGVDDALALMYLLAGADVVGIASTGGNVAVQQVCANNLGLLELCGAPGIPVSRGADQPLSCPLRTGEKTHGSRGLGYAELPPSNRRLTDYDSAAAWVRAAHSYPGTLVGVATGPLTNLALALRAEPDLPRLLRRLVIMGGAYDYRGNTTPVAEFNISADPEAAAEVFAGWAATAGGDEPHVIVCGLDLTQKVAMTPELLAELAATANSATTILSPHDERGTRSAAPNPLIRVIEDAMRFYFEAHDDRGHGYLAHLHDPLAAAVALDPGLVTARPATVDVELAGTLTRGMTVVDWSGRWGRKPNALIGIDVDPAVFFDRFITQVGVLARRLGSPNVH
- a CDS encoding WS/DGAT/MGAT family O-acyltransferase → MEQLNTLDAGFLMAEDSDRHVSLAIGGIAIVEGSAPSDSRFTSVLAERIHAIPRCTQVLRTHPFDMGAPTWVEDPRFDLTRHVRRVALPRPGGDRELFRVVADVVERRLDRDRPLWECWVIEGLQGNRWAIVVKIHHCVADGVSATRILTRLCDDADGLDSSVFACRVGPNRTARPSAHLRPLPDAAPRGPLDGLWRAGTAVTAAATRTVSGATEIALGLLRPAAGSSLVGPVTAMRRYRAVRVPLADVEQVCRTFGVTINDVALAAITEGFRAVLLHRGEQPRADSLRALVPVSVRSPDALDTPGNHISIMLPHLPVEQHDPVQQLRSVHQRLRRAKQGGQAHAGNIIVAAANHVPFMVSSWMIRLLTRLPQRGIVTLATNVPGPRRPLRLLDRPVVRLLPIAPIALRLRTGIAVLSYADDLVFGITADFDTAPDVEKLARGIETAVARLEALSQDPIVLFAK
- a CDS encoding MaoC/PaaZ C-terminal domain-containing protein, with product MAIDPNAIGAVTEPTLFEWTDRDVMLYALGVGAGTEDLSFTTENSHGITLQVLPTYAVICCPAFGAAAKIGTFNWAMLLHGSQGIRLHAPLPPAGKLSVVSEVADIQDKGEGKNAIIMLRGRGTDPDSGKLIVETLTTLVIRGAGGFGGAPGQRPPAPEIPGREPDARISLPTREDQPLIYRLSGDRNPLHSDPWFAKEMAGFPKPIMHGLCTYGFAGRALVAELGKGDATAITAIDARFTAPVFPGETLSTMIWRTEPGRAVFRTEASGTEGAADGAARVVLDDGVVEYSAP